One segment of Aulosira sp. FACHB-615 DNA contains the following:
- a CDS encoding saccharopine dehydrogenase family protein has protein sequence MTDRVLILGGRGRIGSSVAQDIANHTQAKITITGRTPEKGSLPLAQRQQYLALDLAEVDKLREAIANSDLVIHCAGPFHYRDANVLKLCIEQGVNYIDVSDHRSFTSKALSYHEDAVAAGVTAVINTGIFPGMSNSLVRQGVEQFDEAETIKLYYLVAGSGGAGITVMRTTFLGLQHPFEAWIDGKWQQVNPYSEREIINFPRYQRNGVYWFDMPETFTLPYAFPTVKNVITKFGSFPDYYNHLTWIAAHIFPQWLMQRHGMIEFLSHVSHKMTDFTNRFSGIGVAVKSEVTGKKNGSTGVYTSTVLHDNATVATGCGTGTVAQLILEGKLNKPGVLPVENALPTDLFAQVMDSRGIKIEHTFFNSPEQVISSRGQD, from the coding sequence ATGACAGACCGCGTTTTAATTCTTGGAGGCAGGGGGCGAATTGGTAGCAGTGTCGCGCAGGACATTGCTAACCATACGCAAGCTAAAATTACCATCACTGGGCGTACTCCAGAGAAGGGAAGCTTGCCTTTGGCACAACGACAGCAGTATTTAGCTTTAGACTTGGCAGAAGTTGATAAACTACGAGAAGCGATCGCTAATTCTGATTTAGTTATTCACTGTGCTGGCCCGTTTCACTACCGCGATGCCAATGTTCTGAAACTTTGTATTGAACAAGGCGTTAACTATATAGATGTGAGTGACCACCGTTCTTTTACCAGCAAAGCTTTAAGTTATCACGAAGATGCTGTTGCGGCTGGGGTGACAGCAGTAATTAATACAGGCATATTCCCTGGTATGTCTAACAGTTTGGTGCGTCAGGGAGTAGAACAATTTGATGAAGCAGAAACAATCAAGCTCTATTATTTAGTTGCAGGTTCTGGTGGTGCTGGTATCACAGTTATGCGAACAACTTTTTTAGGCTTGCAGCATCCTTTTGAAGCGTGGATAGATGGTAAATGGCAGCAAGTCAACCCTTATAGTGAAAGAGAAATTATTAACTTTCCTCGCTATCAACGTAATGGAGTTTACTGGTTTGATATGCCAGAAACTTTCACATTGCCCTATGCCTTTCCTACTGTTAAAAATGTAATTACTAAGTTTGGCTCATTTCCAGATTACTATAATCATCTGACCTGGATAGCAGCACATATTTTTCCTCAGTGGTTAATGCAGCGTCATGGCATGATTGAATTTTTATCTCATGTCAGCCATAAAATGACAGATTTTACTAATCGTTTTAGCGGTATTGGTGTAGCAGTCAAATCAGAAGTTACAGGCAAAAAAAATGGTTCAACAGGTGTTTACACTTCTACTGTGCTGCACGATAATGCTACGGTAGCAACTGGCTGTGGTACAGGTACGGTTGCTCAATTAATTCTTGAAGGTAAACTGAATAAACCAGGAGTTTTACCTGTAGAAAATGCCTTACCAACAGATTTATTTGCTCAAGTCATGGACAGTCGAGGCATTAAAATTGAACATACCTTTTTCAACTCCCCTGAACAGGTTATCAGTTCTCGCGGTCAAGATTAA
- a CDS encoding cation diffusion facilitator family transporter, producing MSSQTARTYAFLSIAAAVVTIGLKFGAYLLTGSVGLLSDAIESCVNLLAALVALWALTYAAKPADAEHTFGHSKAEYFSSGAEGALIVVAAISIALEAWGRLQHPEPLTQLGLGLVLSLLATVVNGVVAVVLLKAGKRLRSITLRADAHHLLTDVWTSGGVILGIVLVQVTGWLVLDPIIALLVAVNIIWAGFNLLRETFSGLLDTALPKEEQEIIRQIFSEYEHQNIQFHAMRSRLAGTRRFISFHVLVPGTWTVRQGHDLCEEIELKIIQALPGSSIITHLEPVEDPASWNDLELERLSQQ from the coding sequence ATGAGTAGCCAAACAGCCCGCACCTACGCTTTTTTATCAATTGCAGCCGCAGTTGTAACTATTGGTTTAAAGTTTGGAGCTTACTTATTAACAGGTTCAGTGGGGCTACTTTCTGATGCTATTGAATCATGTGTAAATTTGCTGGCGGCACTAGTAGCATTATGGGCGTTGACTTATGCAGCTAAACCCGCCGATGCCGAACATACCTTTGGACATTCTAAAGCTGAGTATTTTTCGAGTGGTGCTGAAGGTGCATTGATTGTTGTGGCAGCTATTAGCATTGCCCTAGAAGCTTGGGGACGCTTGCAACATCCCGAACCACTGACTCAACTGGGCTTAGGGCTAGTGTTGTCATTATTAGCTACAGTAGTCAACGGTGTGGTGGCTGTTGTCTTACTCAAAGCCGGCAAACGCTTACGTTCAATTACCTTGCGAGCAGATGCTCACCACCTACTAACTGATGTGTGGACTTCTGGTGGTGTGATACTCGGAATTGTTCTGGTGCAGGTAACAGGTTGGTTGGTACTTGACCCCATCATTGCCCTATTGGTAGCAGTTAATATTATTTGGGCAGGATTTAATTTACTGCGGGAAACCTTTTCTGGGCTACTAGACACGGCTTTACCAAAAGAAGAACAAGAAATTATCCGGCAGATATTTAGTGAATACGAACATCAAAATATTCAGTTTCATGCTATGCGCTCTCGGTTAGCAGGAACCCGTCGTTTTATTTCCTTTCACGTATTAGTACCAGGAACTTGGACAGTACGCCAAGGACATGATTTATGTGAAGAGATTGAATTGAAGATTATTCAAGCATTACCAGGAAGTAGCATTATTACTCACCTTGAGCCTGTAGAAGATCCTGCATCTTGGAATGATTTGGAATTAGAGCGTCTGAGTCAGCAGTAA
- a CDS encoding sodium:proton antiporter, with protein sequence MFDIYIIDLFLIGLVLLVVTLASGWITRLPLSFALIYLLVGIFLGPYGLGLIQLRRDDVFNAELLERLTEFVVIISVFSCGLKIISPLNLRVWGITSRLIGILMPISIFSLAAVGKLFLGMNWGEAILLGAILAPTDPVLASEVQLTDTNDRDELRFGLTSEGGLNDALAFPFVYFGIYALKDDNWNNWFKQWIVIDIFWAIAAAIFMGILVPKIIVWFDQHIQKRRSADKLMEDFVGISIILLTYSLTEFVNGYGFLAVFVAGLVVQRSYHNPEKPLAQLEFIEQLEKLLEVGTILLLGSILLFKPMVDYAWQSLVVIIFLFFLIRPLGAWISTISKHPLSSHRYYLHPGTRWLFGWFGIRGVGSLYYLAYAFGNGLKGEVAEQIAWITYTTIVVSVILHGISATPLMNWYEAHIAKQTKPLPASTIDEFE encoded by the coding sequence ATGTTTGATATTTATATTATCGACTTGTTTTTGATTGGACTAGTTTTACTGGTAGTTACATTAGCATCTGGTTGGATTACCCGCTTACCTTTATCTTTTGCACTTATCTACCTATTGGTTGGGATTTTTCTTGGCCCTTATGGTTTAGGTTTAATTCAATTACGTCGAGATGATGTATTCAACGCGGAATTACTAGAAAGGCTGACAGAATTTGTTGTGATTATTTCGGTGTTTAGTTGTGGATTAAAAATCATTAGTCCACTAAATTTGCGAGTTTGGGGAATTACATCTCGCCTGATTGGAATATTAATGCCAATTTCAATTTTTAGCTTGGCGGCTGTGGGCAAATTATTTTTAGGGATGAATTGGGGAGAAGCTATCTTACTAGGAGCTATTTTAGCACCTACTGACCCTGTATTAGCTTCAGAAGTACAACTTACTGATACTAATGATAGAGATGAGTTACGTTTTGGTTTAACTTCCGAAGGTGGTTTAAATGATGCCTTAGCTTTTCCCTTTGTTTATTTTGGTATTTATGCTTTAAAAGATGATAACTGGAACAATTGGTTTAAACAATGGATAGTGATAGATATATTTTGGGCGATCGCAGCAGCAATATTCATGGGGATTTTAGTTCCTAAAATTATAGTCTGGTTCGATCAACATATTCAAAAGCGTCGTTCGGCTGACAAATTAATGGAAGATTTTGTTGGCATTAGTATCATTTTGCTGACTTATTCTTTAACAGAATTTGTTAATGGCTATGGTTTTCTGGCAGTATTTGTTGCTGGCTTAGTAGTACAACGCAGTTATCACAATCCAGAAAAACCATTAGCTCAATTAGAATTTATCGAGCAATTAGAAAAGCTGTTAGAAGTTGGCACAATTTTATTATTAGGCTCAATTCTACTATTCAAGCCTATGGTTGATTATGCTTGGCAATCTTTAGTTGTAATTATTTTCTTGTTCTTCTTGATCCGACCTTTAGGTGCGTGGATCAGCACAATTAGTAAACATCCATTGAGTTCCCATCGCTATTATCTACATCCTGGAACTCGTTGGCTGTTTGGTTGGTTTGGAATTCGTGGAGTTGGTTCCCTCTATTATCTGGCTTATGCTTTTGGCAATGGTCTAAAGGGAGAAGTTGCTGAACAAATTGCCTGGATAACCTATACAACTATCGTGGTATCAGTAATTCTACATGGCATTAGTGCAACTCCTTTAATGAATTGGTATGAGGCTCATATTGCTAAACAGACAAAACCGCTACCTGCTTCTACCATTGATGAATTTGAGTAA
- a CDS encoding Nif11-like leader peptide family natural product precursor yields MALQNAARFFKAVKADQAFQQKLRATANPEAFVKMAQERGYDFTVAELEAEIDNLSPEDLAAIVNPGWGPRRHINPR; encoded by the coding sequence ATGGCACTACAAAATGCTGCAAGATTTTTTAAGGCAGTCAAAGCAGATCAAGCATTCCAACAAAAACTCAGAGCTACAGCCAATCCTGAAGCATTTGTCAAAATGGCTCAAGAACGTGGCTATGATTTCACAGTCGCAGAATTAGAGGCTGAGATTGATAATTTATCACCAGAAGACTTAGCTGCTATTGTGAATCCAGGCTGGGGGCCAAGACGGCACATCAATCCCAGATAA
- a CDS encoding cytochrome P450, with protein sequence MQLPDSPKIPKFMQLLQWIYQPLQLMENSAKVHGDCFTLWLTNKQPMVFLSHPQAIQQLFTENLSNLDSRGSAQVLQPLLGENSLILLSGTSHQRQRKLLTPPFHGDRMKAYGNIIADITKEVISQWKFDQAFSVRDSMQEISLRVILQAVFGITEGERYTQLQKLLASILDLSGSNLRATISFLPIMQVDLGSWSPWGIFLRQREQIDQLLYAEIQERRNHPESSGNDILSLMMSARDENGEPMTDVELRDELMTLLVAGHETTASALTWALYWIHRQPQIREKLLSELDSFGNNAALEEITRLPYLTAVCQETLRIYPIAMITIPRIVKQPIEIMNRQFDPGTLLVGCIYLTHRRSDLYAEPQQFKPERFLERQYSLYEYLPFGGSNRRCLGMAFALFEMKLVLATVLSHVDLALVDDSSVKPIRRGVTLAPSNGKWMIATGLRQKAETPIKV encoded by the coding sequence ATGCAACTCCCTGACAGTCCCAAAATCCCCAAATTCATGCAGTTATTACAATGGATTTATCAGCCATTGCAATTAATGGAAAATTCTGCCAAAGTACATGGTGACTGTTTTACATTATGGCTAACCAACAAACAGCCAATGGTGTTTTTAAGTCATCCACAAGCAATTCAACAATTATTTACAGAAAACCTCAGTAATTTAGATTCTAGAGGTTCTGCTCAAGTTTTGCAGCCTTTGTTGGGCGAAAATTCTTTAATATTACTATCTGGTACATCTCACCAACGCCAGCGTAAGTTATTAACGCCGCCTTTTCATGGCGATCGGATGAAAGCCTACGGTAATATCATCGCCGACATTACCAAAGAAGTCATCAGTCAATGGAAATTTGACCAAGCATTTTCTGTCCGCGATTCTATGCAAGAAATCTCTCTGAGAGTGATTTTGCAAGCTGTATTCGGAATAACTGAAGGAGAACGTTATACTCAATTACAAAAACTCTTGGCTTCCATACTAGATTTAAGTGGTTCTAATTTACGTGCCACAATATCTTTTTTGCCAATAATGCAAGTAGATTTAGGTTCATGGAGTCCTTGGGGCATTTTTTTGCGTCAAAGAGAACAAATTGACCAACTACTGTATGCAGAGATTCAAGAACGCAGAAATCATCCCGAATCTTCTGGGAACGACATTTTATCTTTAATGATGTCAGCGCGAGATGAAAACGGCGAACCTATGACCGATGTAGAGTTACGTGATGAGTTGATGACTCTGCTAGTTGCTGGTCATGAAACCACAGCCTCAGCCTTAACTTGGGCATTGTACTGGATTCATCGCCAACCACAAATACGTGAAAAGCTTTTATCTGAGTTAGATAGTTTCGGAAACAATGCAGCTTTAGAAGAAATTACTCGTCTACCTTATCTAACAGCAGTTTGCCAAGAAACTTTACGGATTTATCCCATTGCGATGATTACTATCCCCCGGATTGTGAAACAACCTATAGAAATCATGAATCGTCAATTTGACCCAGGAACATTACTCGTAGGTTGTATTTATTTAACTCATCGCCGTTCAGATTTGTATGCAGAACCACAACAGTTCAAACCAGAAAGATTTTTAGAAAGGCAATATTCTTTATATGAATATTTACCTTTTGGTGGAAGTAATCGTCGTTGCTTAGGTATGGCATTTGCCTTATTTGAAATGAAACTGGTACTAGCAACGGTACTATCCCATGTAGATTTAGCATTAGTAGACGACTCTAGCGTTAAACCAATACGTCGCGGCGTTACCCTAGCACCTTCCAATGGCAAGTGGATGATTGCAACTGGACTGCGACAAAAAGCCGAGACTCCTATTAAAGTGTAG